CATGGTGCGTGCGGCCAGCTCGTCGACCGCGCGCTTGGCGTCGTGCAACGCAGCGACGACGAGGTCCTGCAGCGTCTCGAGGTCGTCCGGGTCGACGGCGTCCTTCGAGATCGTGATGGCGGTGACGTCCCCGCTGCCGGTCATCGTGGCCGTCACCAGGTTCCCGCCGGCCGAGCCGGTGACCTCGGTGCGCGCGAGCTCCTCCTGAGCCGCCACCAGCTGCTGCTGCATCTGCTGCGCCTGCTGGAGGAGCTGTGCCATGTCGGGCTGACCACCGGGGAACATGTCACGAGAGTAGGCCGCGGATACGACGAGCAGCGGCACGCCGACCGCCACCGCCCCTCCGGCCCCACCTCTACCGGTCAGGTCTCCCGGGAGCGCTCGACGAGCCGGCGCACGATCACGTTGCGCTGGATCTCGTTGGTGCCCTCGCCCACGATCATCAGCGGGGCGTCGCGGAAATAGCGCTCGACGTCGAGCTCCGCCGAGTAGCCGGCGGCGCCGTGGATGCGCATCGCGTCCAGCGCCA
The DNA window shown above is from Blastococcus colisei and carries:
- a CDS encoding YbaB/EbfC family nucleoid-associated protein, coding for MFPGGQPDMAQLLQQAQQMQQQLVAAQEELARTEVTGSAGGNLVTATMTGSGDVTAITISKDAVDPDDLETLQDLVVAALHDAKRAVDELAARTMGPLAGGLGGGPGGGLGLPGL